TCAACATATAGAACATTCCTATCCATATCTTTTCCAATTACAAACCAAGGCTCACCATCTCCACCAATGCCTAATCCGCGCCTTTGTCCAATTGTATAATACATTAATCCATCATGCTGTCCAACAATCTTACCATCGAAATTTTCCATATTTCCTTTTTGAGCAGGCAAGTAACCGCTTAGGAACTCCTTAAAATTTCGTTCACCAATGAAGCAAATTCCTGTACTGTCTTTTTTGGACGCAGTTGCCAAATTAGCTTGTGCAGCTAATTCCCTTACTTCTGGTTTTTCCATATCACCAAGCGGGAATAACACTTTACTTAACTGCTGTTCTGTTAATTGGTTAAGGAAATAAGTCTGATCTTTATTTACATCCTTCCCTCTTAACATGTGAACTTCTCCATTTTCTCTGACTACACGTGCATAATGTCCAGTAGCCACATAATCAGCCCCTAGACTTAAGGCATGATCTAAAAATGCTTTGAATTTGATTTCCTTATTACATATCACATCAGGATTTGGCGTTCTCCCTATTTTATATTCATCTAAGAAGTAAGTGAATACCTTATCCCAATATTGTTTTTCAAAATTCACCGCATAATAAGGGATATCTAGTTGATTGCAGACGCGGATAACATCCTCATAGTCTTCCGTTGCTGTACAAACACCAAATTCATCTGTATCGTCCCAATTCTTCATAAATATTCCGATTACGTCATAACCTTGCTCCTTTAGAAGCATTGCAGCAACGGAAGAATCTACTCCACCTGACATGCCCACAACTACACGAGCGCCTTTTGATACTTCCTTCATGTCGATTAATCTCCTATTCTCTTATAAATCCTTTTGACCTTTAACCTTTAAACGATGAACTTTTAAAGGGGTGACATCATTACCCAGTGGATCCAGCACTTTCATTCCTGAAAAAGTGTGGAGCACTTGGCCACGAATGGCACGTAAATAATCTTCTCGAAGGACCTGCTGCTCAACTTTTTCAGCATTGGTCAGTCCTTCTTCACGCTGTTTCTTTGCTAACTCATTAATTCTTGGTAACAAGTCAATCATGCTTTTCACCGACCTAACTAACTAATTTCGTTTCGTGTTTATTCAATAACTTCAGTATGGAAGCAACGCATCATATGGTTTACCATTGTCTCTCCAAGATCCGTAAATGTTGCGATACCCCGTTTATGAATAGCCGTTTTGAACCCTTCTGCATCTGCTCCCGAAACCGTTAAAAAGTCACAGATATCTGTGGTTACTCCAACTGTATGAACTTTTTCTACTCCTGAATTCTTTAAGGTTTCAGCTAAATCTGTTTTAAAGAATGCATTATAGTTTGTTTTTGGGGAATAAATCAGGTTTTTATTATCCTTATTATTTTGAAACCAATCATATAAATCCCCGTATAATTGTTGTCCTTTAGTACCTTCAACATTATGGGACGGCCATAATTCAAAGTGTGGATCATTTGGCTGATGTGCATCCATTGATACAACAACCATTTCCCCACCTTCTAAAAATTTTGTCGCCAGATCCTTAATATAAGGTACTATTTCTTGTGCGGGCTTGCCAACAGTTAATGTTCCATCGTCTGCTACAAAATCATTGCTCATATCTACGATTAACAAAGCTTCTTTAGCCAATTAAAACCAACTCCTACAGTTTTATTTTGAAATAACTTTACAGTTGATACGCATAAAGTGTTCCATGAATGTAGTTGTATGGAGGCAGATAAAGTACGGTATAAGTCTCTATCTGCCTCCATGAATTTTTCCCAACGATCATATCGCTCTCTCTTTTAAAGCGGGTAAATAAGTGATATCCAAATTAAACTAAGCTTAGAAGTCCTTGATTAAATGGCCGATATCGTTTTTAAGTTATGCTTTTTAGCTTGTTCTATATTTTTCATTTTGTTATCCCAACAGGCTTGACTCAAATCGACTGGATATTCTGCCGGGTTTAAAGAGCGCTTGTATTCTTCCCATAAAAGGTCTAATTGTTGCTCGGCATATGATTGAATCTCCTCAACTGGAGGACAATCATATAAAAGCATGCCGCCCTCAAAGATATCTTCGTGCAAGTCTTTGGCTATGAAATTCGTGACAAAACTTCCAATGTACGTATGCACTGGATGGAACATATGCAGTTTAGACTCTTTTTCAGGCTGTTCATAAGCCAAGGCAATATAATCCCCTTCTGATTTACTCGTAAGCTTGTTAATAATACGGTAGACCTTTTTTAATCCTGGTGTTGTAACTTTTTCAGGACTCGAGGAAATTTTGATTCGATCGGTCATCTGTCCAGTATCATCTTCCATCGATACCATCTTATACACAGCACCTAAGGCTGGTTGGTCGAAGGCAGTAATTGCTTTGGTGCCAATTCCCCAGGCATCGATTTTCGCTCCTTGTGCATTTAAATTCATAATGGTATACTCATCAAGATCATTTGAAGCTATAATTTTGGTATCAACAAAACCTGCTTGATCTAATAATTTTCTTGCTTCCTTGGAGAGATAAGCTAAATCTCCACTGTCTAATCGAATACCTTCAAAATTTATGTTATCCAGCTCTTGCGCAACTCTTATTGCATTGGGAACACCAGATTTTAAAGTATCGTAAGTATCCACCAGGAAAACACAGTTTTTATTTCGTTTCGCGTACTTATGAAAAGCGATATATTCATCTTGGTACGCTTGAACATAGGAATGAGCATGTGTCCCGGAAACAGGAATACCAAATCGTTTTCCTGCCCGAACATTGCTTGTGCTAGAGAAACCGCCGATATAAGCTGCTCTCGTCCCCCATAATGCGGCATCGAATTCATGTGCACGTCTCGTACCAAATTCTGAAACAGATTGCTCTCCCGCAATTTGCTTGATGCGAGAGGCTTTTGTAGCAATTAGCGTTTGATAGTTTACTATATTCAACAATGCCGTTTCAATTAGTTGCGCTTCAACTAATGGTGCTTCGATACGCAGCATCGGTT
This region of Oceanobacillus sp. FSL K6-2867 genomic DNA includes:
- a CDS encoding cysteine hydrolase family protein, with protein sequence MAKEALLIVDMSNDFVADDGTLTVGKPAQEIVPYIKDLATKFLEGGEMVVVSMDAHQPNDPHFELWPSHNVEGTKGQQLYGDLYDWFQNNKDNKNLIYSPKTNYNAFFKTDLAETLKNSGVEKVHTVGVTTDICDFLTVSGADAEGFKTAIHKRGIATFTDLGETMVNHMMRCFHTEVIE
- the mnmA gene encoding tRNA 2-thiouridine(34) synthase MnmA, whose protein sequence is MKEVSKGARVVVGMSGGVDSSVAAMLLKEQGYDVIGIFMKNWDDTDEFGVCTATEDYEDVIRVCNQLDIPYYAVNFEKQYWDKVFTYFLDEYKIGRTPNPDVICNKEIKFKAFLDHALSLGADYVATGHYARVVRENGEVHMLRGKDVNKDQTYFLNQLTEQQLSKVLFPLGDMEKPEVRELAAQANLATASKKDSTGICFIGERNFKEFLSGYLPAQKGNMENFDGKIVGQHDGLMYYTIGQRRGLGIGGDGEPWFVIGKDMDRNVLYVEQGFDHELLYSDSIISDNVSWISEEDTPDTFECTAKFRYRQQDNKVTVERLNDSKVKVIFHEPIRAIAPGQAVVFYQGEECLGGGTINQVYRDNKQLTYVG
- a CDS encoding nicotinate phosphoribosyltransferase, which produces MTSYVDDSFALHTDLYQINMAKVYWEDNIHTKKAVFELYFRKLPFGNGYAIFAGLERIIDYLQNFHFSESDLNYLEDLGYPEDFVDFLRTVRFTGNVRAMKEGEIVFGNEPMLRIEAPLVEAQLIETALLNIVNYQTLIATKASRIKQIAGEQSVSEFGTRRAHEFDAALWGTRAAYIGGFSSTSNVRAGKRFGIPVSGTHAHSYVQAYQDEYIAFHKYAKRNKNCVFLVDTYDTLKSGVPNAIRVAQELDNINFEGIRLDSGDLAYLSKEARKLLDQAGFVDTKIIASNDLDEYTIMNLNAQGAKIDAWGIGTKAITAFDQPALGAVYKMVSMEDDTGQMTDRIKISSSPEKVTTPGLKKVYRIINKLTSKSEGDYIALAYEQPEKESKLHMFHPVHTYIGSFVTNFIAKDLHEDIFEGGMLLYDCPPVEEIQSYAEQQLDLLWEEYKRSLNPAEYPVDLSQACWDNKMKNIEQAKKHNLKTISAI
- a CDS encoding DUF896 domain-containing protein, with product MIDLLPRINELAKKQREEGLTNAEKVEQQVLREDYLRAIRGQVLHTFSGMKVLDPLGNDVTPLKVHRLKVKGQKDL